The following proteins come from a genomic window of Acidimicrobiia bacterium:
- a CDS encoding ATP-dependent DNA ligase produces the protein MAVSETYVEVAGEAFRISSPEKLMFPEQGWKKLDVVEHFVMCVAGALGGVRNRPSLLKRWNGGVSEPPLFVKRPKDASNLVDVTFPSARPGKMFAPLTERDVIWMAQMNCLDLNPWNARADDLEHPDELRIDLDPTDDYDFEAARDVAFAVKDVLDEIGLVGWPKTSGNRGIHVYVRVQREWDFYELRRAGLAIAREVERRHDLATTAWWKEERTGVFIDFNQNAWDKTIASAYSVRHTGWVSTPFSWDELATIDHKALDLMSFKGRWDDVGDLTAGMDDAAGRLDKAMEMVAEDEERGLGEAPWPPHYPKMPGEPPRVQPSKKVDEHWTD, from the coding sequence GTGGCGGTGAGCGAGACGTACGTCGAGGTGGCCGGGGAGGCCTTCCGCATCTCGAGCCCGGAGAAGCTGATGTTCCCCGAGCAGGGATGGAAGAAGCTCGACGTCGTCGAGCACTTCGTCATGTGCGTCGCCGGGGCGCTTGGAGGCGTGCGCAACCGGCCCTCGCTCCTCAAGAGGTGGAACGGAGGCGTGTCGGAGCCTCCGCTCTTCGTCAAGCGCCCCAAGGACGCGTCGAATCTCGTCGACGTGACGTTCCCGTCAGCTCGTCCCGGCAAGATGTTCGCCCCGCTCACCGAGCGAGACGTCATCTGGATGGCACAGATGAACTGCCTCGACCTGAACCCCTGGAATGCGCGAGCCGACGACCTCGAGCACCCCGACGAGCTCCGCATCGACCTCGACCCGACCGACGACTACGACTTCGAGGCGGCCCGAGATGTGGCGTTCGCCGTGAAGGACGTCCTGGACGAGATCGGACTGGTCGGCTGGCCGAAGACTTCGGGTAACCGCGGCATCCACGTCTACGTCAGGGTTCAGCGGGAGTGGGACTTCTACGAGCTCCGGCGAGCGGGCCTCGCCATCGCCAGGGAGGTCGAGAGGCGACACGATCTGGCGACGACCGCATGGTGGAAGGAGGAGCGCACGGGGGTGTTCATCGACTTCAACCAGAACGCCTGGGACAAGACGATCGCCAGCGCCTATTCGGTGCGGCACACGGGATGGGTCTCGACGCCGTTCTCATGGGACGAGCTGGCCACGATCGATCACAAGGCGCTCGACCTGATGTCGTTCAAGGGCCGCTGGGATGACGTCGGAGACCTCACTGCGGGCATGGACGACGCCGCCGGCCGGCTCGACAAGGCGATGGAGATGGTGGCCGAAGATGAGGAGCGGGGCCTCGGAGAGGCACCATGGCCGCCCCACTACCCGAAGATGCCGGGTGAGCCGCCGAGAGTCCAACCGTCCAAGAAGGTCGACGAGCATTGGACGGACTGA
- a CDS encoding cupin domain-containing protein: protein MDADPVSIDELIRDLAGPWLPEDVVSVNDAVVRLARLEGVFPWHHHDEDELFLCWDGEFRIELADDGPVMLRRGDVFVVPAGVEHRPVADVVSHALLLERPETKQYGS, encoded by the coding sequence ATGGACGCCGACCCCGTCTCGATAGACGAGTTGATCCGGGACCTCGCAGGACCGTGGCTGCCGGAGGACGTCGTGTCGGTGAACGATGCGGTAGTCCGTCTCGCCAGGCTCGAAGGCGTGTTCCCATGGCACCACCACGACGAGGACGAGCTCTTCCTGTGTTGGGATGGGGAGTTCCGCATCGAATTGGCGGACGACGGCCCGGTCATGCTCCGCCGAGGAGACGTTTTCGTCGTGCCTGCCGGTGTGGAGCACCGTCCGGTCGCCGACGTCGTCTCGCACGCCCTCCTCCTCGAGAGGCCGGAGACCAAGCAGTACGGGAGCTGA
- a CDS encoding ATP-dependent helicase, giving the protein MFAATIEDLNAEQRAAVEHGGGPLRVVAGAGTGKTRTLAARVAALVDGGVPPERILLLTFTKRAAGEMLRRADRLIRGRPVGRVWGGTFHGTAHRLLRRYGEAVGLDPSYTILDQADTEGLFGVLRAEADIDLRERRFPRKETIAAAYGRCVNAQEPLHQVLAQHFAWCSDHEAALAGIFVAYSDRKRRHNVLDYDDLLLYWRALLGSESGTAVAGLFDHVLVDEYQDTNAVQADILEALCGSTGNLTVVGDDAQAIYGFRAASAGNLLAFSERFPGTVTVWLEENYRSTPQILAPANDVMAPAIDVIPKRLWSRRRDGPVPELVTCADEGAQADLVCDRVLERRERGVSLREQAVLFRTGHHSAGLELELARRDIPFVKFGGLKFLEAAHVKDLVAMLRVLENPRDELAWNRVLMLVPGVGQATATRVTSLVLADGRDATALCRVDVNLPAEARPAFEALQAGLAGAASTPSPAEQIEAMLEFCEITFEHCYDDPGVRLGDLDSLVLMAARHETRSSFLAELALDPPVSTGALAGAPHLDDDYLVLSTIHSAKGGEWRAVHVIHVSDGNIPSDMALGEPGGLEEERRLLYVALTRARDELVVSVPQRYYHRRFGADAAYSYAPPSRFLEGVGERFVRSYSGVDPVTERSSGSDRRLDPVAELLSALWTPNP; this is encoded by the coding sequence ATGTTCGCCGCGACGATCGAGGATCTCAACGCCGAGCAACGGGCTGCCGTCGAGCACGGCGGGGGTCCGCTCCGCGTCGTGGCCGGAGCAGGCACCGGAAAGACGAGGACGCTGGCGGCGAGGGTGGCGGCCCTGGTCGATGGTGGCGTTCCACCGGAGCGAATCCTGCTGCTCACGTTCACGAAGCGTGCCGCAGGCGAGATGCTGCGCCGCGCCGACAGGCTCATTCGCGGGCGACCGGTCGGCAGGGTGTGGGGCGGCACGTTCCATGGCACGGCGCATCGGCTCCTGCGACGCTACGGGGAGGCCGTGGGTCTCGACCCTTCCTACACGATCCTCGACCAGGCAGATACCGAAGGCCTCTTCGGCGTGCTGCGCGCCGAGGCGGACATCGACCTGAGAGAGCGGCGCTTCCCGAGGAAGGAGACCATCGCGGCCGCCTACGGGCGGTGCGTGAACGCCCAGGAGCCGCTTCACCAGGTCTTGGCGCAACACTTCGCGTGGTGCTCCGACCACGAGGCCGCCCTGGCCGGCATCTTCGTGGCGTACTCCGACCGGAAGCGACGCCACAACGTCCTCGACTATGACGACCTCCTCCTCTACTGGCGCGCCCTGCTCGGATCCGAGTCGGGTACCGCAGTCGCCGGGCTGTTCGACCACGTGCTCGTGGACGAGTACCAGGACACGAACGCCGTCCAGGCCGACATCCTCGAGGCCCTGTGCGGCTCGACCGGCAACCTGACAGTCGTCGGCGACGACGCCCAGGCGATCTATGGGTTTCGGGCTGCGAGCGCTGGGAACCTCTTGGCCTTCTCAGAGCGGTTCCCCGGCACCGTGACGGTGTGGCTGGAGGAGAACTATCGCTCGACGCCTCAGATCCTCGCCCCGGCCAACGATGTGATGGCGCCGGCCATCGACGTCATCCCGAAGCGGCTGTGGTCTCGACGGCGCGACGGTCCGGTGCCCGAGCTGGTGACATGTGCCGACGAGGGGGCCCAAGCCGACCTCGTGTGCGACCGCGTGCTCGAGCGTCGCGAGCGGGGCGTCTCTCTGCGCGAACAGGCCGTGTTGTTCCGGACCGGGCACCACTCGGCAGGGCTCGAGCTCGAGCTGGCGCGGCGCGACATCCCATTCGTCAAGTTCGGCGGTCTCAAGTTCCTCGAGGCTGCCCACGTCAAGGACCTCGTCGCCATGTTGCGAGTCCTCGAGAACCCTCGGGACGAGCTCGCCTGGAACCGGGTTCTCATGCTGGTGCCGGGCGTTGGCCAGGCAACCGCCACCAGGGTCACGTCCCTCGTGCTCGCCGATGGCCGGGACGCCACCGCCCTGTGCCGGGTCGATGTGAACCTCCCCGCCGAGGCGCGGCCGGCCTTCGAGGCGCTCCAGGCGGGGCTCGCCGGGGCCGCATCCACGCCGTCTCCGGCCGAGCAGATCGAAGCAATGCTCGAGTTCTGCGAGATCACGTTCGAGCACTGCTACGACGATCCGGGGGTGAGGCTCGGCGACCTCGACTCCCTGGTCCTCATGGCGGCGCGCCACGAGACCCGGTCGAGCTTCCTCGCCGAGCTCGCACTCGATCCCCCTGTCAGCACGGGCGCCCTGGCCGGCGCTCCGCATCTCGACGACGACTATCTCGTCCTCTCGACCATCCACTCGGCGAAGGGTGGGGAGTGGCGGGCAGTCCATGTGATCCATGTCTCGGACGGCAACATCCCATCCGACATGGCCCTCGGCGAGCCCGGCGGCCTCGAGGAGGAAAGGCGTCTGCTGTATGTCGCACTCACTCGAGCGCGTGACGAGCTCGTCGTCAGCGTGCCGCAGCGCTATTACCACCGTCGATTCGGTGCAGACGCGGCGTACTCGTATGCACCTCCGAGTCGGTTCCTCGAAGGGGTCGGTGAGCGCTTCGTCCGGAGCTACTCGGGCGTCGACCCGGTGACCGAGCGCTCGTCCGGTTCGGACCGGCGGCTCGATCCCGTCGCCGAGCTGCTCTCTGCCCTGTGGACGCCTAATCCGTAA
- a CDS encoding NAD-glutamate dehydrogenase has translation MVDSEIEGSTEAVLNRLREADASSVLQSYARIFLRRLPLDLLDSLGVDAARRLVEDTFAFVDSAPAGPSHVRAFVPTIERNGYERPVTVIEILSPDMSFLVDSVTNELQLLGYSVDAVFHPVIGTVRDAAGRLVDVVPARAAEARESFQHYELSASLSGEEMEGLERRLTAVLGDVRKAVDDFRPMQQAVHRMIDLAKAGTSAYPAATVDEAIAFLEWLLEDNFVFLGYREYAIAPGDEGDVISAVPGSGLGILRGTATSRFAEPVLISTLSPRLRARYEEGRLLVISKSNTESRVHRRVRMDYVGIRHMSSDGRVIGEARMLGLFTSKAYMAPADTLPELRSKLAEILDAEDTIVGSHYYKELVQLFNSFPKDELFATPTEGIRMSLVGLVRLQEREQVKVFVRPDLLRRSVSVLVVVPRDRFNGERRMEIQEIVRQEYGGASVDYRLSLGETGTARMHFTVWVDERVPEVPLAQLENRVVAVTRTWDEIMVERMSAHRGRAAAKRLVEAWSPCLPEYYKSSTHLDVAIGDLARLEELASTGEAVVVGVQHEDRNGESLSRLTIYRSETRLELSSVMPILEDLGLRVVEEVPTRVQDGEETIFIHDFGVLDPEGAPIEVDRCGSRVAATVRSALTGASESDSLNRLIVNSRLTHDQVTVLRAYRTYWQRVGSGFTQAYINGTFARHPLIAELITDLFEARFDASGAGWEREVDLVDELQDRLDAVDSLDEDRILRGFLGLVLATLRTNVHVPGRRSLSFKFDSARVPGMPAPAPFTEVFVYAPDVEGIHLRGGRVARGGIRWSVRKEDYRTEVLGLMKAQMTKNAVIVPTGSKGGFVLRGTSADAPTPEGVRQAYSTFIAGLLDVTDNLVAGRVIHPPDVVVHDGGDPYLVVAADKGTATFSDLANEIAAGYGYWLGDAFASGGSAGYDHKALGITARGVWESVNWHLRELGIDPEHQAFSVVGVGDMSGDVFGNGMLLSNKVKLVAAFDHRHVFIDPDPDPAASHAERKRLFELPRSSWADYDRDQISHGGGVWPRTAKRIDLSPEARAALGIDAVALTPSEAIKAILRAPVTLLWNGGIGTYVKASTEGNDEADDRANDPVRIDASELRCRVVGEGGNLGFTQLGRVEYAGRGGRIYTDFIDNSGGVNCSDREVNLKILLGLAEEAGELTREARDEVVAAVADDVVAKILYDNFLQAQILAQEVAAAPWRIEAHEDLMHQLEMQGLLSRSIERLPSTDEMSDRSRSGAGLTAPELAVLLAYAKRVLRDQLVVSDLTAADDFDEELASYFPEAVVELFGHLLERHPLRRELIATMVANEVVNSEGITFVSRLATEAGARPDQVVTAYRVARRVTGAEERWSAVESLVGVIAPETERELLTGIDELAETVARWNLAHMGNIPTRQVVAGAKPSFDELAAIIGTIGPSAWREERQGEIARLEALGVPSHVAAAHAYLEDLVHAPAIIEVADRTGHSLRDVAEVFLLVGPAFEIDWLEKQLDSLPSASRWHRQAAQAMGDELAALRRQLAERILESARGATPEAAVDSYLVDRTAGVAQLTRFAQALAADGVDDVATVLVAMKHIRNLLR, from the coding sequence TTGGTCGACAGCGAAATCGAGGGATCTACCGAGGCCGTGCTGAACCGGCTCCGTGAGGCGGATGCTTCGTCGGTTCTCCAGAGCTATGCCAGGATCTTCCTCCGCAGGCTTCCGCTCGACCTGCTGGACTCGCTCGGAGTCGACGCCGCCAGGCGCCTCGTCGAGGACACGTTCGCCTTCGTCGACTCGGCACCTGCCGGCCCCTCTCACGTCAGGGCGTTCGTCCCGACGATCGAGCGCAACGGCTACGAGCGCCCGGTGACGGTCATCGAGATCCTCTCGCCCGACATGTCCTTTCTGGTGGACTCGGTCACGAACGAGCTCCAGCTCCTCGGCTACTCGGTCGACGCCGTGTTCCACCCGGTCATCGGCACCGTGCGGGACGCCGCCGGGCGGCTCGTCGACGTCGTTCCCGCAAGGGCCGCCGAGGCTCGAGAGTCGTTCCAGCACTACGAGTTGAGCGCCTCGTTGTCGGGCGAGGAGATGGAGGGGCTCGAACGGCGCCTCACCGCCGTGCTCGGAGATGTCCGCAAGGCCGTCGACGACTTCCGCCCCATGCAGCAGGCGGTTCATCGCATGATCGACCTGGCCAAGGCGGGCACGTCGGCGTATCCCGCCGCCACCGTGGACGAGGCGATCGCCTTCCTCGAATGGCTCCTCGAGGACAACTTCGTCTTCCTCGGCTATCGCGAGTATGCGATCGCTCCCGGAGACGAGGGCGACGTCATCTCTGCGGTGCCCGGGTCGGGGCTCGGCATCCTGCGCGGCACCGCGACGTCCCGCTTCGCCGAGCCCGTGCTCATCAGCACCCTCTCGCCTCGTCTGCGGGCCCGGTACGAGGAGGGGAGGCTCCTCGTGATCTCGAAGTCAAACACGGAGTCACGGGTGCATCGCAGAGTGAGGATGGACTACGTCGGGATCAGGCACATGTCGAGTGACGGTCGGGTCATCGGCGAGGCCCGCATGCTCGGGCTCTTCACGTCGAAGGCGTACATGGCGCCGGCAGACACATTGCCCGAGCTCCGCAGCAAGCTGGCCGAGATCCTCGACGCCGAGGACACGATCGTCGGCTCGCACTACTACAAGGAGCTCGTCCAGCTGTTCAACAGCTTCCCGAAGGACGAGCTCTTTGCAACTCCGACCGAGGGGATCAGGATGAGCCTGGTCGGCCTCGTCCGCCTCCAGGAGCGTGAGCAGGTCAAGGTCTTCGTGCGACCCGATCTGCTCCGCCGGAGCGTCTCCGTCCTCGTTGTCGTCCCGCGCGACCGCTTCAACGGAGAGCGCCGCATGGAGATCCAGGAGATCGTCCGTCAGGAGTACGGCGGGGCGTCGGTCGACTACCGCCTCTCACTCGGCGAAACCGGCACGGCGCGCATGCACTTCACCGTGTGGGTCGACGAGAGAGTGCCGGAGGTGCCGCTCGCACAGCTCGAGAACCGTGTCGTCGCAGTGACGAGGACATGGGACGAGATCATGGTCGAGAGGATGTCGGCTCACCGGGGTCGCGCCGCCGCCAAGAGGCTCGTCGAGGCATGGTCGCCGTGCCTCCCCGAGTACTACAAGTCGTCGACCCACCTCGACGTCGCCATCGGAGATCTCGCCAGGCTCGAGGAGCTCGCAAGCACAGGCGAGGCGGTCGTCGTCGGGGTGCAGCACGAGGACCGCAACGGCGAGTCCCTCTCCCGGCTCACGATCTATCGATCAGAAACCCGCTTGGAGCTGTCGTCTGTGATGCCGATCCTCGAGGACCTCGGCCTGCGCGTCGTCGAGGAGGTTCCGACGCGGGTTCAAGACGGTGAGGAGACGATCTTCATCCACGACTTCGGGGTCCTCGACCCGGAAGGCGCGCCGATCGAGGTGGACCGGTGCGGCAGCCGAGTCGCCGCCACCGTCAGGTCTGCGCTCACAGGGGCGTCCGAGTCGGACAGTCTCAACCGCCTGATCGTCAACTCACGGCTGACACATGACCAAGTGACCGTCCTGAGGGCATACCGCACCTACTGGCAGAGGGTCGGCTCCGGATTCACGCAGGCATACATCAACGGGACGTTCGCCCGGCACCCGCTCATCGCAGAGCTGATCACAGACCTCTTCGAGGCGCGCTTCGACGCCTCCGGCGCCGGGTGGGAGCGAGAGGTCGACCTCGTCGACGAGTTGCAGGACCGGCTCGATGCAGTCGACTCGCTCGATGAGGACAGGATCCTGCGCGGCTTCCTGGGCCTTGTGCTGGCGACTCTGCGCACGAACGTGCACGTTCCCGGACGCCGCTCGCTCTCGTTCAAGTTCGACTCCGCCCGGGTACCCGGTATGCCGGCGCCTGCTCCCTTCACGGAGGTGTTCGTGTACGCCCCGGACGTCGAGGGAATCCACCTCCGGGGTGGCAGGGTCGCTCGGGGCGGGATCCGCTGGTCCGTGCGCAAGGAGGACTACCGCACCGAGGTGCTCGGTCTCATGAAGGCACAGATGACGAAGAACGCCGTCATCGTTCCTACCGGCTCGAAGGGCGGGTTCGTCCTCCGCGGGACGTCAGCTGACGCTCCGACGCCGGAGGGCGTGCGCCAGGCTTACTCGACGTTCATCGCCGGACTCCTCGACGTCACCGACAACCTGGTTGCCGGCCGTGTGATCCATCCCCCGGATGTGGTGGTACACGACGGCGGCGACCCGTACCTCGTCGTCGCCGCCGACAAGGGGACGGCGACGTTCTCCGACCTCGCCAACGAGATCGCCGCCGGCTACGGCTACTGGCTGGGAGACGCATTCGCCTCAGGCGGATCGGCCGGCTACGACCACAAGGCACTCGGCATCACGGCGCGGGGTGTGTGGGAGTCCGTCAACTGGCACTTGCGGGAGCTCGGGATCGACCCCGAACACCAGGCCTTCTCGGTGGTCGGCGTCGGCGACATGTCGGGCGACGTCTTCGGCAACGGGATGCTCCTGTCGAACAAGGTGAAGCTCGTCGCAGCCTTCGATCATCGCCACGTCTTCATAGATCCTGATCCGGACCCGGCCGCTTCCCACGCCGAGCGGAAGCGGCTCTTCGAGCTTCCCCGCTCCTCGTGGGCCGACTACGACCGCGACCAGATCTCACACGGCGGCGGGGTGTGGCCACGCACCGCCAAACGAATCGACCTGTCGCCCGAGGCGCGCGCCGCCCTCGGGATCGACGCCGTCGCCCTCACCCCGAGCGAGGCCATCAAGGCGATCCTCAGGGCGCCGGTGACGCTCCTTTGGAACGGCGGCATCGGAACCTATGTCAAGGCGTCGACGGAGGGCAACGACGAGGCAGACGACCGGGCGAACGACCCCGTCAGGATCGATGCGTCCGAGCTGCGGTGCCGGGTCGTCGGCGAGGGCGGCAACCTGGGATTCACTCAGCTCGGCCGGGTGGAGTACGCCGGCCGCGGTGGCCGCATCTACACGGACTTCATCGACAACTCGGGAGGCGTCAATTGCTCGGACCGCGAGGTCAACCTCAAGATCCTGCTCGGTCTCGCCGAGGAGGCGGGCGAGCTGACGAGGGAGGCGAGGGACGAGGTCGTCGCCGCGGTCGCCGACGACGTGGTGGCGAAGATCCTCTACGACAACTTCCTGCAAGCACAGATCCTCGCCCAGGAGGTCGCCGCGGCTCCCTGGCGTATCGAGGCCCACGAGGATCTCATGCACCAGCTCGAGATGCAGGGACTCCTCAGCAGGTCGATCGAGCGGCTCCCCTCGACCGACGAGATGAGCGACCGCTCGCGATCGGGGGCCGGGCTCACGGCGCCTGAGTTGGCCGTGCTTCTCGCATACGCCAAACGCGTGCTGCGCGACCAGCTCGTCGTCTCCGACCTGACGGCAGCCGATGACTTCGATGAGGAGCTCGCTTCGTACTTCCCGGAGGCGGTGGTCGAGCTCTTCGGGCACCTCCTCGAGAGGCACCCGCTGCGCCGCGAGCTGATTGCGACGATGGTCGCCAACGAAGTGGTGAACTCCGAGGGGATCACCTTCGTGTCGCGTCTCGCCACCGAGGCAGGGGCCCGCCCGGATCAGGTTGTGACGGCTTACCGCGTCGCCAGGCGCGTGACGGGGGCCGAGGAGCGCTGGTCGGCCGTCGAGTCCCTGGTCGGCGTCATCGCCCCCGAGACCGAGCGCGAGCTGCTCACCGGCATCGACGAGCTGGCCGAGACCGTCGCCAGGTGGAACCTCGCCCACATGGGCAACATCCCGACGCGCCAGGTCGTCGCCGGCGCCAAGCCGAGCTTCGACGAGCTGGCCGCCATCATCGGAACGATCGGCCCCTCCGCATGGCGTGAGGAGCGACAGGGCGAGATCGCCAGGCTCGAGGCGCTCGGAGTGCCCTCCCACGTCGCGGCGGCGCACGCCTATCTCGAGGATCTGGTGCACGCCCCGGCGATCATCGAAGTTGCCGACCGCACAGGCCACTCGCTGCGCGACGTAGCTGAGGTCTTCTTGCTCGTCGGCCCGGCGTTCGAGATCGACTGGCTCGAGAAGCAGCTCGACTCGCTCCCCTCGGCGTCACGATGGCACCGCCAGGCCGCCCAGGCGATGGGCGACGAGCTGGCGGCTCTGCGCAGGCAGCTCGCCGAGAGGATCCTCGAGTCGGCAAGAGGTGCCACTCCGGAAGCGGCGGTCGACTCGTACCTCGTCGACAGGACGGCGGGCGTCGCCCAGCTCACCCGGTTCGCCCAGGCGCTCGCGGCAGACGGGGTGGACGACGTCGCCACCGTGCTCGTCGCCATGAAGCACATCCGCAACCTGCTGCGGTGA
- the msrB gene encoding peptide-methionine (R)-S-oxide reductase MsrB, with protein sequence MTDDAELRDRLTPLQYHVTQEAGTERAFTGEYWDSKGDGLYRCIVCDAPLFSSEAKYDSGTGWPSFFEAIDHDRVATHEDSSMGMVRTEVQCASCGAHLGHLFPDGPRPTGTRYCMNSASLRLEGG encoded by the coding sequence ATGACGGACGACGCTGAGCTGAGGGACCGCCTGACACCGCTCCAGTACCACGTCACGCAAGAGGCCGGCACCGAGCGGGCCTTCACCGGCGAGTACTGGGACAGCAAGGGCGATGGGCTCTACCGCTGCATCGTGTGCGACGCCCCGCTCTTCTCGTCCGAAGCGAAATACGACTCGGGCACCGGCTGGCCCAGCTTCTTCGAAGCGATCGACCACGACCGCGTCGCCACGCATGAGGACAGCAGCATGGGCATGGTCAGGACGGAGGTGCAGTGTGCCTCGTGCGGTGCCCACCTCGGTCACCTGTTCCCGGACGGTCCGCGCCCGACTGGGACCCGCTACTGCATGAACTCGGCCTCGTTGCGCCTGGAGGGCGGCTGA
- a CDS encoding Hsp20/alpha crystallin family protein, translated as MTMVRFDPFSMLRDFDRMFDEGGMTRLSTWMPRLDVFDREDTLVVRAELPGIDGDSLDVTVEAGTLMITGSRTLSSEENKDAYHRKEIAEGSFKRTVLLPEGTDPEAISASSKDGILEIVIPKKPEILPRKVNVDVQR; from the coding sequence ATGACGATGGTACGATTCGACCCGTTCAGCATGTTGCGGGACTTCGACCGCATGTTCGACGAAGGAGGCATGACTCGCCTGTCGACGTGGATGCCTCGTCTGGATGTATTCGACCGCGAGGACACGCTCGTGGTGCGGGCAGAGCTGCCGGGTATCGACGGCGATTCCCTCGACGTCACGGTCGAGGCGGGCACGCTGATGATCACCGGCTCCAGGACGCTCTCGTCCGAGGAGAACAAGGACGCCTACCACCGCAAGGAGATCGCAGAGGGCAGCTTCAAGCGCACCGTGCTCCTCCCGGAGGGCACCGACCCTGAGGCCATCTCGGCGTCGTCGAAGGACGGGATCCTCGAGATCGTGATCCCGAAGAAGCCTGAGATCCTCCCCCGCAAGGTCAACGTGGACGTGCAGCGGTAA
- a CDS encoding ScyD/ScyE family protein encodes MVKRHLVLAGAAVLTVTLLPGVATAGDTSGEASWEVIAEGLNNPRGVHVRANGAVLVAEAGLGGDTGICVADPEDPEAEVCLGLTGSITRVRHGSSKRVVEGLPSFAAADGSAAIGPSDVLRRFGRTYATVGLGGDPSAIPGFGPDGELLASLLKMKPHRGVVRQVADIGEYEIAANPDGGPLDTNPNSVTTRRGKLYVSDAGGNALLEVKKGGAVSTVAVFPVQFVDAPPFLGLPPGTQIPMDAVPTSVVVGPDRALYVGQLTGFPFPVGGAAVWRVVPGHEPEVFADGFTNIIDIDFGPDGRLYVLEIATNSLLGDPGGALWAVDHDGSRHLLLSEPLFFPGGMDVSRSGDVYVSNCGVCPGVGELLKVSL; translated from the coding sequence ATGGTCAAGAGACATCTTGTCCTGGCGGGCGCCGCCGTACTCACGGTGACCCTCTTGCCTGGTGTCGCAACGGCGGGAGACACGTCGGGCGAAGCATCATGGGAGGTCATCGCCGAGGGCCTCAACAACCCGAGAGGCGTGCACGTACGGGCGAACGGGGCCGTCCTCGTCGCTGAAGCGGGCCTCGGAGGCGACACAGGCATCTGTGTAGCCGACCCAGAGGATCCGGAAGCCGAGGTGTGCCTTGGGCTGACCGGCTCGATCACCCGGGTGCGCCACGGATCGAGCAAGCGAGTCGTCGAGGGTCTCCCGAGCTTCGCGGCGGCCGATGGCTCTGCGGCGATCGGGCCGTCGGACGTCTTGCGGCGGTTCGGTCGCACATATGCGACGGTCGGGCTCGGGGGCGATCCATCCGCCATCCCCGGCTTCGGTCCCGACGGTGAGCTGCTGGCGTCGCTCCTCAAGATGAAGCCGCATCGGGGAGTCGTCCGGCAGGTCGCCGACATCGGCGAGTACGAGATCGCAGCGAACCCGGACGGCGGTCCTCTCGACACGAATCCGAACTCGGTGACGACCCGGCGCGGCAAGCTGTACGTCTCGGACGCCGGAGGCAATGCCCTCCTCGAGGTGAAGAAGGGCGGCGCGGTCTCCACCGTCGCCGTCTTCCCGGTCCAGTTCGTCGATGCACCCCCGTTCCTCGGGCTGCCACCCGGGACGCAGATCCCGATGGACGCTGTCCCGACATCTGTGGTCGTCGGCCCCGACCGGGCTTTGTATGTCGGTCAGCTCACCGGATTCCCGTTCCCCGTCGGCGGCGCCGCGGTGTGGCGGGTTGTTCCCGGCCACGAGCCGGAGGTGTTCGCGGACGGATTCACGAACATCATCGACATCGACTTCGGCCCCGACGGGCGTCTCTACGTGCTGGAGATCGCCACCAACTCGCTGCTCGGTGATCCGGGAGGGGCGCTGTGGGCCGTCGACCACGATGGGTCACGCCATCTGCTGCTGAGCGAGCCGCTCTTCTTCCCCGGCGGCATGGACGTGAGCCGCTCCGGCGACGTGTACGTGTCCAATTGTGGCGTCTGCCCTGGTGTGGGCGAGCTCCTCAAAGTCAGCCTGTGA